From Lonchura striata isolate bLonStr1 chromosome 3, bLonStr1.mat, whole genome shotgun sequence, one genomic window encodes:
- the LOC144246054 gene encoding endogenous retrovirus group K member 8 Gag polyprotein-like: protein MAQLAGDPPEDDPTQQAVRLPRHVLSDIKEAARRAILQIAPAGVQDTIYTEIKQGPAEPFSSFVDRLSQVVERQVSEEGAKPHLIKSLAFSNANPECRRIISMMPHQATLADMIEACSKICECFRHVVLGQTATRERSFICAQREQPD, encoded by the exons atggcgcagcttgctggtgatcctcctgaggacgaTCCAACTCAACAAGCGGTGAGGCTCCCGCGtcacgtgctcagcgacatcaaagaggcagcacggagggcGATTCTTCAAATTGCTCCAGCGGGGGTCCAGGACACAATCTACACCGAGATCAAACAAGGTCCTGCagagccgttttcttcattCGTGGATCGCCTTTCTCAGGTggtggagcggcaggtgagcGAGGAGGGAGCAAAACCACACCTGATCAAAAGCCTCgcgttctccaatgccaatccggagtgcagacggatcatcagcatgatgccgcaccaggccactttggcagacatgatcgaggcgtgcagcaag ATCTGCGAGTGTTTTAGGCATGTTGTCCTTGGTCAGACTGCAACAAGAGAGAG gagctttatctgtgctcagagggagcagccagactga